Part of the Spinacia oleracea cultivar Varoflay chromosome 5, BTI_SOV_V1, whole genome shotgun sequence genome, TCACAAAAAAAAGTGAACTAATATTAGTAAACTAATCGTATTTAACATATACGTAGTATTAGTTTTATATGTTAAATTTAGTTGGACATGATtttgtacataattctttataagttaaatttagttggacataattttttataagttgaacatgagacttgagaaaatgaacatcacacaaaaatgttattatttgtgaacatcgtcttttataagttgaacatgataaattataaactgaacataACAAATTCAGAATTAATATTCAGAAATAACTAACACAACCACCAAGAACGACAATCCTAACCACAATATACTAACAACAACATTATCAAGTTACCATGTGTAGTTCATTCTACAATTCTGAACATCGAACTTTATAAATTAAACATGCAAGGTGATAGATCTGAAAGGCTGAAAAAACTAAAATTCACTGGAATTGAAGAATGAAACTAACCAAAtccaaataataaaattaatctacaaaaatcagaaattcctattataatttttgctgaaactgaaatttaatcaatcaaagaaaataagttaaaaagtagaatcgaaacattaaaaaaattatactaGTTTACCGCAACTAATTGAACTACTCCATCTAAAGGAATCAAAAAAAACATTCAGATCTAATAAAAATGGACGAAATAACTAATTTCGAACTAATATATTTTGTATATTAACACTTAAACGCAATTAAACTAAAGAAAAACACAAAcagaaatgaaaatgaaaagaaataatACCAGATTTCTTCGGCGTTAGCGACGACGTTCGGAGAAGCGTTCGTCGATGTTCGGAGAAGGCGTTAGTGCCGGTGGCGGAGAAGGCGGTGGCTCGCTTGGGAGGTGGCGCGGTTGTTTGGTCGTAGCTAGAGAAAATCGACGGCTGCGACGAAAAGTGGAGGGGAGGAGGCTGGATTgtttgggaggagagagaaggagtgacatcaatggaggagagagagtgagaggTTTTTGATGATTCAGAAAATGGTGAgaggttagaggagagagaaaatgggtatTTTATATAGAATAGGAATGTGATTTTTTTTCCCAGAAATACGGTCGTTTAATTGCATATGCACGCATAGATGGGTGCATAGCTAtctatatattaattattataggCCTGTATTCCTTGAGTAGACGACACAAAGTCAGTGTCTTTCATGCCCAAGAATCGAGCTGTTCACAATGGACACACTAACGGTTAAGATTTTTAATTGAACTCGTCAATTTGTTCATTTATATGGCAAAAAGGATTAAATACGAATCCTTGATATATTCTCAAATTTCACTTATTCttacaaaattacaaaataatacCACCTTTTACATTTGCTAAAAATAACCCTAAAAACATGGGATTATTCCAAATAATCCAAGGTCGGGATAAATGTAAGCGAAACTCAGAACTATTAATTCCAAACttttcccccaaaaaaaaaaagaaaaaagttcAGCAGCTGTCAAAGGTAGCTTTAaatattcataaaaaaaaacCTGGAAATTTCTTTATGTCTCTTCTACCTCTTCCCTCCCAATCCCCAACGATTCTTGTTTGTTTAGGAGTTGTTTGGGAGAGTGCATAAAAATCCTTTCCCTAAACTACACTCTTCTACTTATGACTAGATACATCTCTTCCCTTGTTTTCTTCTTCCTATGATTTTAAGGCGTGGAAATTATTTTCTCCCTCCTTAAAACAGCCAAACAGGGACTAATTTTCTTCCCCTATATTTTTTTGTTGCAGTTTCTTGTTAATAAGGCTGAAGAACAGTCATGATTTCTTTGGTAATTGGCAATGGATTAATTTCAAACCCAGTGTTATTAAAACAAAATCCAGCAAAAATCCCCAAATCATCCTCTATTTCCTTGAAATTACCCATCATTTGTTTTAATTCCCAAACCTCAAAATTCCTTACCCCTTATGATTTTATCAACAAATTATGGAAACCCaattcaaaaaaatatacaaattctGTTGTTATTGCTCCAAAAAGTAAGAGTAGGAGGGGTGATGAGACGGTTGTTGACATAAAAAAGATTGGTTTAAGTAATAGTAGAAAACAAATGGTGGTTTTGTGTGGGTTGGGTTATTGGGTTCAAGGGTTTAGGTGTTTTCCATGGTTAGCTCTTAATATTCATATGGCACAGAATCTGAATTTTGACCCTTCAACTTTGCAATTGGTGCAAAATTGTGGTAACCTTCCAATGGTGGCTAAACCCTTGTATGGAATTTTATCTGATGCTCTTTATATTGGTTCTGCTCATAGAATTCCATATGTTTGTATTGGAGGTTAGTTTCTTTCTTCACTCTTTTGCTtgcattttatttttagttgctTACATCTCTGTTATTTTTAGTTCGGAATTATTCATAACATTCACTGTTTTACAATGTATGGAGAAGTTATCGTATCTAAAATAGAACGATTCATGAACAATgatttatgattgaatttgtcAATCTGTCACTTGTACTTAAAACAGTTTTAATTACCAAGGTTTAGAACAATGTCACACTGACAACTACGTTTTGGCGGAGGGAAATGGGCCTGTATGATACAAGGATATGATTTTGTGTGTGCTATTCTTGTTCCTAATGTTGAATGTCTTCTTGACTCAATCATGTTAAATCTTGTTGATTCTGGTAAATTAGTGCATTACATTTTTACAGTGGCAACGAATACAAAATTGTCACTTTGAATCGATTAAAAGATAGAAAGGGGCATAAAAAAGTGAAACCGAGGAAGTAGTACTTCCTGGTTTATCAAATGTAGTCAGATTCTGGTTTATGTGTAAGAAAGTGATGTAAATTGAAACAAGAAGTTTTGAGTACTCTCTCTTATTAGAAACAAAAGGACTCATTTGACCGATCCTATCAATCATGGCTTTAATCATAATACATATTATCATATCATAATGAAAactgttactccctccgtccccttTAGTTTGCCTCATTTTCGGtttctttttaaaattttggttGAGTAGTGTCTATAGGAAACAAATTTGGTGGGACCAAATATATTGAATGTGAGAGTAAAAAGGGTCCCcgttttcatttttattatcgggcaatcttttagggacatCCAAAAAGGAAAGTGGGGCAAATAAAAGAGGACAAAGGGAATAGTTTTACAAGACTATAGCTTGAGATAAAACAAGTAATGTTGTTTACATTTGATGATTCCATACACATTTGACAAAATGTAAGCGCGCTTTGAGTAAAGTTAAATGAGGCGTAATATTATGAAAGAGAGGTAATACTATACTTTGATGAAACGAGTTGGATTGAATTATGAATGTTTTGTGTTGCAGAGGATTTGAAATGAAAATTTTGGGAGTATGAGGTTGTAATGAGCTAGgttatttttattctttgaACTTAAGTGCGTAGAGGTTGCTAGTCCAGGATTTTTCTCCCAACTTTTTCCTTAATATAATATTAGTGTTAAGGAAGAAAAACAAGGCATATTTAGAACTGCTCATGTCAGAGCTAGAATTGGTCTAGTTCCTCTTATGTAACCTAAGGGAATAGTTATGTGCTTTATTTTGGCTTGGCCCTATAGAGGCTGACCTTTTCGGTTCTTGGCTCCATCTATCAGAAGAGATGGAATGGTAATGTTATGCCTCCATGGGTTTCCTCTTGCAGGCTTGACTAACAGGGTTGATAGCCGTCCGTCAAATTCCATATTAGGTTTTTAAACCAGACCACCCGGGCTGCAGGTGAGGTAGCCTCCCCAATTTGATTATCTATGATTATGATTCTACAGGAGCTATACTTTTCTTTGATCCATTTACTTAATCGTGTAGGATATGTTCATGTTAATCTTATGCTAGCATCACATATTGGTTTCATAGAAGCTTGACATAGGAAGAGTGGAAGAGAATCATATATTACCTTCATCTGAGGGTGACTTTTAGCTGAATTTAACTATAGTTTTGCAGTTCCATTTTTTTTGCGCCTCAAGGCTAAGCCAAATTTGTTGACGCTCATAAATAAGTTCATACTGTGTAGTTATTTTGCAGGTGTTGTCATGGGGACCATTATCTTTGATTCCATTTGTGGGTGAAGCCCTTCCTACTCTTATGGCATGTGTTCTTCTCAGTAATCTTGGGGCAGCTATCACAGAGGTAGCACAGGATGCTCTTATTGCAGAATatggacaaaaacacaaaaTTGTTGGAATACAGTCGTATGCATTCATGGCAATAGCTGTTGCAGGAATTCTAGGCAACTCATTGGGCGGTATACTAGTGTCGAAAATACATCCTAGGGCTCTATTGTTAATTTTTAGTCTCTTGCTGTCTGTTCAGCTTTTGATTTCCTTATTGACAAAGGAGGAGTCCCTCGGTTTACAAAAGCCTTTAAGTGCCGATCAAAGTTCCATTAGTTCAACCTTGAGCAATATCAAGAGACAGTTTTCTAGTCTTCAAGTTGCCCTGAGTGAGGATAAGATATCTCGCCCTCTACTTTGGGCGGTAGCTTCCATTGCAGTGGTGCCGATGCTCACAGGATCTATCTTTTGTTATCAAACACAGTCCCTTAATCTTGACCCTTCAATTATTGGAATTTCCAAGGTAATTGGGCAGATGCTGCTATTATCTTTAACTGTGCTCTATAATCGATATTGGAAAAATATTCCAATGAGGAAGTTGATCGGCAAAGTACAGTGCTTGTATGCTTTTTCTCTCCTGCTGGACCTTATTCTAGTGAAACAAATCAACCTAAAGCTAGGAGTACCAAACAAtgtatttgttttgtgtttttcgGGGTTGGCTGAAACCATAGCCATTTTCAAAACAGTACCATTTTTTGTGCTTATTGGGAGCTTATGCCCTTGGGGATGTGAGGCTTCAGTTACTGCATTCCTGGCCTCAGCTTTGACTTTGTCATCAATTATTAGTTGTTTCTTAGGCATTGGATTGACTTCTATACTTGGTATAACCTCTGACAATTACTCTGGCCTCTCTGTTGGGATCATGTTGCAGAGTTTGGCTGCTTTAGTGCCTTTATTTTGGATCAACAACCTGCCGATTACACAACTTTCAgttgaaaaggaaaaggaaaaggaaagaaagaaaggaaggAGTAAAAGGAGTCGAAAAAACCGGAGAGTAGGAAGAGTACCACTTAACTCAATCTTTGCTTATCGGCGAGAAAGAGAATCAGAGTTAGAAAGATAGTAACGTTGtagattttgttatttttacaGAAAACAGTAAGTCAGGATGACTTTTGTTCTTGAATGAAGTAGGATAATTCAAAGAGCTTCAAGAACTGCACTGCTGCTGATTTGCTTGCTTTTGGGGGGGATCAACAAGGAGATAGGTGGTTATTCTGATGCAAGTTACTTCCTGCTGAAAATGCACTTGAGATCATTATCCTAATCTATGGTGTAAGTGTCACCAGTTTGTTCAGTTGAACTAGAATATGCTGCATATAAGTTGCTCAAGGCTCATCTGGGTTAAAAGGTGTTAATCAAATTGTATTTCAATTGTATTTCCAAATTCCGGATGCATTTAAATTGTCTTGGAAAAGTAGTCAAGAGTAATAGGTTATTGACTTGATACCAAGTAAATTGTTACAGAATGAAGCTAGAAAGTTTTGATAGGAGCTCTTGGTTTTGGCACCAAATTCTCTTGTAATTGTTGATTCATTTATATAAATAATCAACTGTTTTTTCCCTGCCACTAGTCACTACTAGTACTTAAAATATAGCCTACTCCAATTCTCCAACATATAAAAACCGTGAATGGAAATATGTTATTGGTTAATGGTTAATGGTTAATGGTTAATGGTATAGGCTGATTGCAGTTTGGTATTATGGCAGGAGAAGGTGTTTACAACATGAGATGGAAGGTTGTATGTGTCTACCAAAGTAAATGTGTTTGATAAAAGTGGGTTCATTTACTCCCAGTGATGCATTTTGTCCATCCTTGTAAGGCCAACTTGTTCCCAAAGTATCTTCATGAGCAAACCctcttaggccctgttctttagagttgaactgaactgaattgaactgcactgaactgaactgaatgctcctgaactgaactgaactgaatgctcctaactgaattgaacttaacttaacttaacagaatatattaccgaaataaataataaataataaataataaataataaataataaataataaataataaataataaataataataataataataaataataaataataaataataaataataaataataaataataaataataaataataaataataaataataaataataaataataaataataaataataaataataaataataaataataataaaaattgttaaataataactaaagaatacttattaattaataactaaataactatataataaataataataataatctgtaattgattactaaataattacaataatgataaatattaataataataattcatatttaataactaataactaaatgattaataactaataatccgtaactatattattattattattattattattattattattattattattattattattaaattaaattgaattgaattgaattgaattaaactgaagtaaactgaactgaactgaacttaatgctcctgaactgaactgaactgaaatgaactgaatgcttctgaactgaactgaactgcattgaacttaacttaacttaactgaactgaactgaactgtcaaataagtcctgaagctgaaattaagccaaaaagaacagggccttacaAGAGTAATCTTCAAAGATATTGCCTCTGTAATTTCTTATGAGTTACATGTTCACCGACACAACTATTGAGGTCTCTGAGTTGATTTTCTTATAATAATAATGCAAGTGAAGGATGTcttaattatttatttcaaaAATTTCAAGGTGGGTGAATAAttttgtaaacacaaatttcaagtctgtaaaataattaataaactcaaaataacgtgaaaaatatatattttattgatttgtgtaatttgggtacaatctctaaATATTTGCTCATCTGATTCGATCTCCACTTTGAATTTGACAACTCACGGACTTGTTTGATTTGTACTTGAATGAAGGACTTCGGGCTTGATCTCGTTACAGAATGTTGATGTAGAAAGAGAACGACACGTCAGTTTTGTatgcttgttgttcttcttccaccgGGATTATTTGATGTTGATTTGGTGCCGCTCACGAACTGGTTTGATCTTCTTGAATTAGGTCTTCTTGAATTAGGGCCTCTGAGGTTGATCTTCTATAATGGAATGACACGTCGATTTAAatgcttgttgttctttttctagGGAGAGGGTTGTGACTTGACTGACAGGGAGAGatttgagagttttaggttttgCCGTCCGTTTCTCCTCTCCTCAAATGAAGTAAAAGAGCTCTATTAATAGAGTTAGGGGACCTTTAGGGTTTTGAATGTGCTTTGGGCCGTTTTAGTTGGATTTAACAGTCATGACCCATTAAATAGTTTTGACCCGTTTTATTGGGTTTTAACTATTAataaatgagtaattaaaaataataaaaatggacTAAATTGTaagggtttacagttaaatacttATTAACAtagcggaataatccccaaagccaggaaccatgtataaagtacagatcaagcagacttacgtttgtagcgtgttttccttaGATTCAAcgtatcacgaacacgaacaagaacaccagatgtcgttcctctacttggtttacCGACACGTtaagatccgtcttgagatcgatggcttTGAAGTTACTCAAGatatttgctttttgggaagaacagttgtaacggaggcacaaagagagttttggattttctcttttgtttaGGTTAAACTGATTAGGGTTGTGTGGAAAAACAACTAGTGTGTTAGATTATTAGAATAATCTATTAAATAAATGTgccaaccgaccaagccaaaGGCCTAGTCGGCCAGCCACActtacacacacacacggccATGGGCCTGCACGGcagtgggccttgggctgcgCCCTTGCCTTGTTGCGTGCAGCGCCTGTGCTGTTGTGCTTGTGCAAGCGCGCACACAAGCAGTCGCgtggccatgggccagcgctgctgtgttGCTGCCACGCACTTGCGCCCATGGCCCTTGAGCGCTTCGCgcattcggctcgtgggctgcaCTCCGTCTTGCGTTTAAATTATCGCCCGACAATTTATTTTTcgtgtcgtacgatacgatccaacgtcgtacgatacgattacgcaatacgatatacgattctgatccAAGGTCATATCGTATAATTACGTTTTCCGAACTATTTTCTcgaaaatctattaaatgaatttctgattcatttaatccgatgatatGTTACATGccaccttataggttcagtcaagagtaagatgtgatcctaattaggattagtactcactgatcggaagcattgctccagccagctgttccgatcacttgatctcactgaattggcGTTGCTTTTTGGTCTTCCTGTTTTGAATCTATACTATTTTTTGACATGATTTTTTACTCAAATATCCTTATATATCTTTATAATTACCAAAAATATCTAAGAATCTCTTCATATTCTATCCTAAATATctccaccatcccttatttaattcattcacatttcccatTCAACCACCCACCCcactttttctgattttttattaatttaataaaaatatcatctctttccttcatttctttattactttccttcgttttggtgtacgataaatattcagcgaagttaaagttaacgtaaaaatttaaaaattacccTTATAAAGGTTATCTATTTTTTGGTgataaaattttttaatttaataaaaaatatttcttcaaaattaataatctaatctaatatatataaaggaggcatatttgctgaattattagagcgccacgtagtaaatctaatggtttcggcaatgaaaaataagatttctaatttctttttaattaaaaaaatcctgcacgtagataattaatcatatgccacatagatattctaattattaattaattactaatatatacaactccatccaaaatcaaacactctaataattaaaaattaaatctaaaataagattcattcaaaatcaaacactaatctaaaataaaattcaattcattccaaaatcaaacactaatccaatattagagcgccacgtaggaaatctaatggtttcggccaatgaaaaataagattttgaaattatttttgaattaaaaaaaatcgagtgccacatagatatttttattaattaactagattTTGAAACCCGTGCGAAGCACGGTTTATTATAGATATATTCATATTATCATATATAAAAGGTTATTTGATGAAATACAATgaaattagaagaaaaaaatcaCAATCAGTTATGCCGATAACTAAAAATAAAACACGAAGAATTTGCTAATAACAAAACATGCATGCTGAGGGAGTgtaattaacaatttttttgaACCATCAACTAATGGATTACGATTTG contains:
- the LOC110804373 gene encoding probable folate-biopterin transporter 9, chloroplastic isoform X1 is translated as MISLVIGNGLISNPVLLKQNPAKIPKSSSISLKLPIICFNSQTSKFLTPYDFINKLWKPNSKKYTNSVVIAPKSKSRRGDETVVDIKKIGLSNSRKQMVVLCGLGYWVQGFRCFPWLALNIHMAQNLNFDPSTLQLVQNCGNLPMVAKPLYGILSDALYIGSAHRIPYVCIGVILQVLSWGPLSLIPFVGEALPTLMACVLLSNLGAAITEVAQDALIAEYGQKHKIVGIQSYAFMAIAVAGILGNSLGGILVSKIHPRALLLIFSLLLSVQLLISLLTKEESLGLQKPLSADQSSISSTLSNIKRQFSSLQVALSEDKISRPLLWAVASIAVVPMLTGSIFCYQTQSLNLDPSIIGISKVIGQMLLLSLTVLYNRYWKNIPMRKLIGKVQCLYAFSLLLDLILVKQINLKLGVPNNVFVLCFSGLAETIAIFKTVPFFVLIGSLCPWGCEASVTAFLASALTLSSIISCFLGIGLTSILGITSDNYSGLSVGIMLQSLAALVPLFWINNLPITQLSVEKEKEKERKKGRSKRSRKNRRVGRVPLNSIFAYRRERESELER
- the LOC110804373 gene encoding probable folate-biopterin transporter 8, chloroplastic isoform X2 — its product is MEFYLMLFILVLLIEFHMFVLEVLSWGPLSLIPFVGEALPTLMACVLLSNLGAAITEVAQDALIAEYGQKHKIVGIQSYAFMAIAVAGILGNSLGGILVSKIHPRALLLIFSLLLSVQLLISLLTKEESLGLQKPLSADQSSISSTLSNIKRQFSSLQVALSEDKISRPLLWAVASIAVVPMLTGSIFCYQTQSLNLDPSIIGISKVIGQMLLLSLTVLYNRYWKNIPMRKLIGKVQCLYAFSLLLDLILVKQINLKLGVPNNVFVLCFSGLAETIAIFKTVPFFVLIGSLCPWGCEASVTAFLASALTLSSIISCFLGIGLTSILGITSDNYSGLSVGIMLQSLAALVPLFWINNLPITQLSVEKEKEKERKKGRSKRSRKNRRVGRVPLNSIFAYRRERESELER
- the LOC110804373 gene encoding probable folate-biopterin transporter 8, chloroplastic isoform X3, which produces MACVLLSNLGAAITEVAQDALIAEYGQKHKIVGIQSYAFMAIAVAGILGNSLGGILVSKIHPRALLLIFSLLLSVQLLISLLTKEESLGLQKPLSADQSSISSTLSNIKRQFSSLQVALSEDKISRPLLWAVASIAVVPMLTGSIFCYQTQSLNLDPSIIGISKVIGQMLLLSLTVLYNRYWKNIPMRKLIGKVQCLYAFSLLLDLILVKQINLKLGVPNNVFVLCFSGLAETIAIFKTVPFFVLIGSLCPWGCEASVTAFLASALTLSSIISCFLGIGLTSILGITSDNYSGLSVGIMLQSLAALVPLFWINNLPITQLSVEKEKEKERKKGRSKRSRKNRRVGRVPLNSIFAYRRERESELER